GACGAGGACGGTCCGCCCGTCGGACCGGATCAGGTACGAGCCGAGGTTGAACCGGACGTGATGGTCCGTCAGGTGTGACTCGTAGGGTTGCCAGTCCTGCTCGGGAATGGTCGGGAAGAAGTTGCAGAGGTCGAACTCGAGCAGGCCGTCCGACAACGCCAGGATCTCCACGTCGCCGACCCGGATCACGTGATTGGGCATGGACCCCTCCGATCATGGCACGGGCCCTGACCGTCTGGAAAGGATTAGGCTCGCGTCGCGCGGTATACTTCGACCTGCCGTTTCGGCGTCGGCTGGCGAAGCCGTGGTTCCGCTCCGAGTATGTCCTGCCCGGCCTGGCGCTGGCAACGCTGGAAAAGGGGGAGTCATGGCGGTCGAGTTCGGCGTGCTGATTCCCACTCGCGAGGCGGTGATGTCCGGGCATCCGGAGACCGTCCCGCTGCTGGCCATGGCCGAGCGCGCGGAGGCGGCGGGCTTCGACTCCGTGTGGATCGGCGACTCCATCACCGCGCGGCCGCGCCACGAGCCGCTCACGCTGCTGGCCGCGGTGGCCGCGCGCACCCGCCGGATGCGGCTGGGCACCGGCGTGCTGCTGCCGGCGCTGCGCAACCCGGTCGTGCTGGCCCACGTCGTGGCCACCCTCGACCGCGTCGCGGAAGGCCGGGTGATCCTCGGCGTCGGCATCGCCGCCGATACGCCGGCCATCCGCCGGGAGTTCGCGGCCGTGGGCGTGCCCTTCGAGCGCCGGGTGGGCCGCTTTCTCGAGATGCTCGAGATCTGCCGCGCCCTGTGGCGGCAGGACAACGTCAGCTTCAGCGGCAAGCACTTCACGCTGGACAAGGCCACCGTCGAGCCCAAGCCGCATCGTGCCGGCGGGCCCCCCATCTGGATCGGGGGCAGCGGGCCCACCGCGCTCCGCGAGGCGGCGCGCTTCGACGCCTGGTTCCCCACCGGGCCCAGCGTCGAGTTCTTCGCCGAGCACTTTCCCAAGATTCAGGCCGCCGCCCGGGCGGCGGGTCGCCCGCCGGACGCCGTGACGGGCGCGGCCTACCTGACGCTGGCCCTGGACCGCGATCGCGCCGCCGCCGAGCAGCGGCTCAACACGTTTCTGGAGACGTACTACGCGGCGCCGGCCCGCACGATCCTGGCCCGCCAGGCCTGTTACGCCGGCCCCCTGGAAGGGGGCATCGAGTGGCTGCAGCGCTGGATCGCCGCCGGCGCGCGTCACCTCAACTTGCGCTTCGCCGGCGGCGACCAGCTCGCCCAGGTCGACGAGGTGGCCTCGCACGTGCTGCCGCGGCTCAAACGAGGCTGATCCTTCGCGAGCCGCGTGCCACGGCGGCGGCTCAGCAGCAGCCGCCGGCGATGCCGGCCCGGCGCGGCTCCACCAGCTCGACGCGGGCGTCGTCGGGCGCGCGCAGGAACGCCACCCGCGGCCCGTTGGGCACCTGGATCGGTCCCTCGAGCAGACGGGCGCCGAGACCCTCCAGGCGGGCGATGTCCGCTTCGAGGTTCTGCGAGTCGAAGCCGAAGTGCTCGAGCCCGTGATGGGCGCTGGCGTCACCCGGACCGAGCGTCTCGCCGGTGCGGGCTCCCGAGATGTTCACCATCATGCCGCCGTCCTCGCTCTGACACCGGAGGAAGCGGTCGCCGAAGGCGCGCACCTCGTCGCCGACGATCTTGAAGCCGAAGGCCTGCACGTACCACTCCGCCGTCTGTCGGGGATCCCTGGCCTTGAGATGGATGTGGTTGATGCGATACGGCATGCCGGCCTCCCTCAGAGCTCGAACGTCTTGACGTAGACGCCCGGCGAGCCGGGCGCGTGGCGCATGTGGGTGCGCATGCGGGCGTTCAGGGGAGAGACGTCGCGCTGGGCCTGCCAGGCCGCGCTCTCCGA
Above is a genomic segment from Candidatus Methylomirabilota bacterium containing:
- a CDS encoding LLM class flavin-dependent oxidoreductase, encoding MAVEFGVLIPTREAVMSGHPETVPLLAMAERAEAAGFDSVWIGDSITARPRHEPLTLLAAVAARTRRMRLGTGVLLPALRNPVVLAHVVATLDRVAEGRVILGVGIAADTPAIRREFAAVGVPFERRVGRFLEMLEICRALWRQDNVSFSGKHFTLDKATVEPKPHRAGGPPIWIGGSGPTALREAARFDAWFPTGPSVEFFAEHFPKIQAAARAAGRPPDAVTGAAYLTLALDRDRAAAEQRLNTFLETYYAAPARTILARQACYAGPLEGGIEWLQRWIAAGARHLNLRFAGGDQLAQVDEVASHVLPRLKRG
- a CDS encoding VOC family protein → MPYRINHIHLKARDPRQTAEWYVQAFGFKIVGDEVRAFGDRFLRCQSEDGGMMVNISGARTGETLGPGDASAHHGLEHFGFDSQNLEADIARLEGLGARLLEGPIQVPNGPRVAFLRAPDDARVELVEPRRAGIAGGCC